The following is a genomic window from bacterium.
CCCGCCAGATCAGCAGCGGCGCCAGCTCGAACGCCGATCGGCCCTCCGACAGGAACCTGTGGAACGCCGCCAAGCCCTCGCGCTGACGTCCGGGTCCGAGCTGCTTGACCAGCTCGAACGGGTCGATCGCCCGCTGTTCCAGGATGACGGCCCGCAACGCCGCCTCGTCCAGCCCGCCTTTGGCTTCGGCGGCGATCAGGGACAGCTTGTCGAGTTCGCCGTCCAGGGCGTGCAGGTCGTCGCCGACCAGCTCGACCAGCATCTCGGCCAACTCGAGCGCCAGCGGCAACGACTTGTCCTTGGCCCGGCGCACGGTCCAGTCCACGAGATCGCGGCCGCTCGGCGGCGCCATCTCGTAGTGGCAGCCGGCCGTCTTGCAGGCTTTGACCCAGGATTTCCTGCCATCCACCTTTTCGGACATGAGGATCAGGGTCGTCGCCGCGACCGGATCGGCCAGGTAGCGCTGCAGGGCCTGTTCCGCGACCGCGTCGCCGACCATGTGCTCGGCCCGTTTCACCCAGATCACCTGGCGGTCCCCGAACATCGGGTAGCTGCGAGCCTGCTGGAGGATGCGGTCGCAACCTGCTTGCTCGCCGTCGAATACGTGGGAATTGAAGGCCGAGCCCGACGCGCCCAGGAGCTTGTTCACGAGGTAGTCGACGATGCTCGCGGCGCGGTGCGTGTCCTCGCCGGCGAGCAGGTAGACGGGCCGATAGCTACCCGCCGCCAATTCGCGGCGCAAGGTGGCGAAATCGGGACCGTCGCTGCGGGCGCCCCAGTTCGCCATCACCAATCCTCCACGATCAGGCCCAGGACCTCGCGCACGATCTCCGCAGCGGCTTCCCGACGTGCCGTCAGTTCGCTGGTGGCGCCGTCGCCCAGGATGAAGTTGCCGCTGCCGTTGAGGCGCTTGCGGGTGAAGACGTTCTCGCCGCCGTCCATGCGGCGCATGGTCAGCTCGACGGAGATCTGGACCTGGTACTCGTCGACCTGCATGTTGCCGCCGGTGGCCGTGGTGAACGCCTCGCGGAGCTTGTAGCCGACCACGCGACCGGTCAGCTCGGTGCTGGCGGCCTCGGGACCCACCACGCGCAGCGTGTTGTCGTCCTGCAAGGCGGTGATGATGGCCTCGGTCAGCTCGATCTCGATGCTGGGTTCGGCGGTGGCGTTCTCCAGGTAA
Proteins encoded in this region:
- the holA gene encoding DNA polymerase III subunit delta produces the protein MANWGARSDGPDFATLRRELAAGSYRPVYLLAGEDTHRAASIVDYLVNKLLGASGSAFNSHVFDGEQAGCDRILQQARSYPMFGDRQVIWVKRAEHMVGDAVAEQALQRYLADPVAATTLILMSEKVDGRKSWVKACKTAGCHYEMAPPSGRDLVDWTVRRAKDKSLPLALELAEMLVELVGDDLHALDGELDKLSLIAAEAKGGLDEAALRAVILEQRAIDPFELVKQLGPGRQREGLAAFHRFLSEGRSAFELAPLLIWRVKQVAQVAALRAEGQPEKAVPGLLGITPFAARQSQETARAWGDATVERALRACHRCEAAMKSSPLEPEMILERAILEICAA
- the lptE gene encoding LPS assembly lipoprotein LptE — protein: MNLHRVEEQRFGALIPVVLVALTVVSGGCGVYSTSSGRVDDSLRLVNVPYLENATAEPSIEIELTEAIITALQDDNTLRVVGPEAASTELTGRVVGYKLREAFTTATGGNMQVDEYQVQISVELTMRRMDGGENVFTRKRLNGSGNFILGDGATSELTARREAAAEIVREVLGLIVEDW